Proteins co-encoded in one Spirosoma endbachense genomic window:
- a CDS encoding PAS domain-containing sensor histidine kinase, which translates to METAAPDHNYPFWQGGGEMGELTRNHDWSKTALGTADRWPQSLKTILGIILHSAFPMLLFWGEDLICFYNDAFRPSLGENGKHPGQGRKGHEMWAEIWDFIGPLINQVMNTGEPVFFQNQLVPFYRNGQIEDIYWTFSYSPAYGDSGHINGVFVTCTETTSAVLNQQKLQVSEARYRLIFEQAPVAIGTMRGEDLIIETANAKVLEILDKPPSIIGQPWFQVLPELVGEPAETIIKNVYRTGVSFTVSEFGALLRKNGKLVQGYYTFSYLPLTENEVTTGILQVAVEVTDQVVARQKVAESEAKLNALIEQAPVAMALFVGSDLVIELANELMINYFGKGRSILGKPVRQVLTNPGDQFALQLLDQVFTTGVAYEAKGAAADLTIDGVFGRYYFDFSLKPLVNTAGEVYAILETAVEVTAQVLARQQLEETEAGLRGAVEMAQLGTWSIDVATNGLTYSDRMIEWFGNDPGAHDYNQVIPILLAEDQDRLAAAVAQALLPESDGIYEQTYTVIHPKTGQKRVLHAHGKTVFDASGKAIRLNGTARDITLQRELQTALEHEVQQRTEELATANKELEANNEELEEANRLLLRSNDNLQTFAYVASHDLQEPLRKIQQFGNLLTARQTSLSADELIYIERMQSAASRMATLIRDLLNFSHLSTQRDATRLVPLNEVVDDVLNTLELVMDETKAEVKVDPLPTIQGDASQLAQLFQNLLGNALKFRRSDRTGVPVDPIIRITTEMVEGNELPSGVKPTRTAKAYYRINVIDNGVGFDEKYLDRIFQVFQRLHGKHEFSGTGIGLAICERVVVNHGGAITASSQPGQGATFSIYLPV; encoded by the coding sequence GTGGAAACAGCTGCACCTGATCATAACTACCCTTTCTGGCAGGGAGGGGGAGAAATGGGTGAACTCACCCGAAACCACGACTGGTCGAAAACCGCCCTGGGCACAGCCGATCGGTGGCCGCAGAGCCTTAAAACCATTCTGGGTATTATTTTACATTCCGCATTTCCCATGCTCCTGTTCTGGGGTGAGGACTTGATTTGTTTTTACAACGATGCCTTTCGTCCCAGCCTGGGAGAGAACGGCAAACATCCAGGCCAAGGCAGGAAAGGGCATGAAATGTGGGCGGAAATCTGGGACTTTATCGGTCCACTCATCAACCAGGTCATGAATACCGGAGAGCCGGTTTTCTTCCAGAACCAGTTGGTTCCTTTCTATCGCAATGGTCAGATTGAAGACATCTACTGGACCTTTAGTTATAGTCCGGCTTATGGCGATAGCGGCCACATTAATGGGGTCTTTGTCACCTGTACCGAAACCACCAGTGCCGTCCTTAACCAACAAAAACTGCAAGTCAGTGAAGCCCGGTATCGGCTCATCTTTGAACAGGCGCCAGTGGCAATTGGAACCATGCGGGGTGAAGACCTGATCATCGAAACGGCCAATGCCAAAGTGCTGGAGATCCTGGACAAACCACCTTCAATCATTGGACAGCCCTGGTTTCAGGTGCTACCCGAATTAGTGGGTGAACCGGCCGAAACCATTATCAAAAACGTATATCGGACTGGCGTTTCCTTTACCGTTTCGGAATTTGGCGCACTACTCCGCAAAAACGGCAAACTAGTGCAGGGTTACTATACGTTTAGTTACCTGCCGCTGACGGAGAATGAGGTGACCACGGGCATTCTACAAGTAGCGGTAGAGGTCACCGATCAAGTCGTAGCCCGCCAGAAAGTAGCCGAGAGTGAAGCCAAACTGAACGCCTTGATTGAGCAGGCCCCGGTCGCCATGGCCTTGTTTGTTGGTTCGGACTTAGTGATTGAGTTAGCCAACGAATTGATGATCAACTACTTTGGAAAAGGCCGATCAATTCTGGGCAAACCAGTCCGGCAAGTGCTCACCAATCCGGGCGATCAGTTTGCGTTACAGCTACTCGATCAGGTTTTCACCACGGGTGTAGCCTATGAAGCCAAAGGGGCCGCTGCCGACTTGACCATTGATGGCGTGTTTGGCAGGTACTATTTTGATTTTAGCTTAAAACCCCTTGTCAACACAGCCGGTGAGGTATATGCGATCCTGGAGACAGCTGTGGAAGTAACGGCGCAGGTACTGGCTCGTCAACAGCTGGAAGAAACCGAGGCTGGCCTGCGCGGGGCGGTCGAGATGGCCCAGCTAGGCACCTGGAGTATCGATGTGGCCACCAACGGACTCACCTATTCGGATCGGATGATCGAATGGTTTGGCAACGATCCGGGGGCACATGACTATAACCAGGTGATTCCCATCCTATTGGCAGAGGATCAGGACCGGCTTGCTGCTGCAGTGGCCCAAGCCCTTTTACCCGAATCGGACGGTATTTACGAACAAACCTATACCGTCATTCATCCCAAAACGGGTCAGAAACGGGTTCTGCATGCGCATGGCAAGACGGTATTTGATGCCAGCGGGAAGGCTATTCGTCTCAATGGTACCGCTCGGGATATTACCCTCCAGCGAGAACTGCAAACGGCTCTTGAGCATGAAGTTCAGCAGCGCACCGAAGAACTGGCGACTGCTAATAAAGAGCTGGAGGCCAACAATGAAGAACTCGAAGAAGCCAATCGGCTGCTCTTGCGTTCAAATGACAATCTGCAAACATTTGCCTATGTGGCTTCGCACGATCTTCAGGAACCCCTGCGTAAAATTCAACAGTTTGGGAATTTACTCACCGCCCGGCAAACGTCCTTATCGGCCGACGAATTAATTTATATTGAGCGGATGCAGTCAGCGGCTAGCCGCATGGCTACCCTCATTCGGGATTTGCTCAACTTTTCGCACTTGTCCACGCAACGTGATGCGACCAGGCTTGTGCCGCTCAATGAGGTGGTTGATGACGTGCTGAACACCTTGGAGCTTGTCATGGATGAAACGAAGGCCGAGGTGAAGGTCGATCCGTTGCCAACCATTCAGGGTGATGCCTCCCAACTAGCCCAGCTTTTCCAGAATCTACTCGGAAATGCCCTCAAGTTTCGCCGGTCCGATCGGACCGGCGTTCCGGTTGACCCTATAATACGTATTACCACGGAAATGGTTGAAGGCAATGAGCTACCGTCTGGGGTAAAACCCACGCGAACGGCTAAAGCCTATTACCGGATAAATGTAATCGACAATGGGGTCGGCTTTGATGAAAAGTACCTAGACCGCATTTTTCAAGTCTTTCAGCGGCTGCACGGCAAGCATGAATTTTCTGGCACGGGCATTGGATTAGCGATTTGTGAGCGGGTTGTGGTTAATCATGGCGGGGCGATTACGGCCAGCAGTCAGCCGGGGCAGGGAGCAACGTTCAGCATCTATCTGCCTGTCTAG
- a CDS encoding helix-turn-helix domain-containing protein: MIHQRILPHPALQPFVKEYMLFHFVFSPAMPTFVQALPPLPEHGLEFLPKGLATAINQQTGASSQETPCVIFGQPISRINFVMPSEDYLVIRVIFQPGGLFRLLGRLSLVEFTDKIADAEQVFDPSMRLVNEQLLHAKSYPEMIQIIDAFLLVKVRRVKAELHSVDKIGQFLQHNPTRFSLDWLASQACLSPRQVERKFVERMGIGPKLYCRIARFHQAFTYKSMHANLDWLTVAVKFGYTDFQHLSKDIKEFAGVSPNTLLSESALSPATMLGLA; the protein is encoded by the coding sequence ATGATACATCAGCGCATTCTACCTCATCCGGCTCTGCAGCCTTTTGTGAAGGAGTACATGCTGTTTCATTTTGTTTTCAGTCCGGCCATGCCCACTTTTGTCCAGGCCCTGCCTCCTTTACCGGAGCATGGGCTGGAGTTTTTACCCAAAGGGCTGGCCACCGCAATCAATCAACAGACGGGAGCGAGCAGTCAGGAGACACCCTGCGTTATTTTCGGGCAACCCATTTCCCGCATTAATTTCGTCATGCCCTCCGAGGACTATTTAGTTATCCGGGTAATTTTTCAGCCAGGGGGCTTATTTCGCTTACTGGGCAGATTATCTCTGGTAGAGTTTACCGATAAAATTGCGGATGCTGAACAGGTTTTCGATCCATCCATGCGTTTGGTGAATGAGCAATTACTCCATGCGAAAAGTTACCCTGAAATGATACAGATCATTGACGCGTTTTTGCTGGTAAAAGTCCGGCGGGTAAAAGCGGAGCTTCATTCGGTTGATAAAATCGGTCAGTTTTTACAGCACAATCCCACCCGATTCTCGCTGGACTGGCTGGCCAGTCAGGCATGTCTTAGCCCACGGCAAGTAGAGCGCAAGTTTGTCGAACGGATGGGCATTGGCCCTAAACTGTATTGCCGGATTGCGCGCTTTCACCAGGCATTTACCTACAAATCCATGCATGCTAATCTCGACTGGCTTACGGTTGCCGTCAAATTTGGCTACACGGATTTTCAGCACCTATCCAAAGACATAAAAGAGTTTGCCGGTGTGTCTCCCAACACCCTGCTGTCAGAATCTGCGCTTTCACCCGCAACAATGTTGGGGTTAGCTTAA
- a CDS encoding nuclear transport factor 2 family protein, whose amino-acid sequence MSAWEVNAFLTNDTVSLAKLWSPDYVVMNPFNKIVTFNEIKTLMRTAKINQVRFERISEKITLIQSLAIEMGQEIPDQNSAVAGVPKM is encoded by the coding sequence GTGAGCGCTTGGGAAGTCAATGCGTTTTTAACGAATGATACCGTCAGTTTAGCCAAACTTTGGTCGCCGGATTATGTAGTCATGAATCCGTTCAATAAAATCGTGACGTTCAACGAGATAAAGACCCTGATGCGGACGGCAAAAATCAATCAGGTTCGATTTGAGCGGATTAGTGAAAAAATCACGCTGATTCAGAGCCTGGCTATTGAAATGGGGCAGGAAATCCCTGATCAAAACAGCGCCGTTGCGGGTGTTCCAAAAATGTAA
- a CDS encoding helix-turn-helix domain-containing protein: MIYQRILPCQALQPFVKEYLLLHFVYDPTKPPLVKPFPPLPEHGLEFFPKGLVTSVNPLTGTVKQEPRNTIYGQPVSRFNFIMPSDDYLMIRVIFHMGGLFRLLRIPMTEFTDKKIDSELVINQEVRAVNDRLANTESYPLMIAIVEQYLRSKIRQVTTDIHAVDKIGQLLLQHPGWPGLDWLANQACLSPRQLERKFVERLGIGPKLFTRISRFHRAFRWKEANPEADWLTVAVNFGYTDFHHLFKDFKEFAGVTPNTLLSESALSPEKILRLD; the protein is encoded by the coding sequence ATGATATACCAGCGTATTCTACCTTGTCAGGCACTTCAACCTTTCGTAAAGGAATACCTACTGCTGCATTTTGTCTATGACCCCACCAAACCACCGCTTGTTAAACCGTTTCCACCCTTACCCGAACATGGCCTGGAGTTTTTCCCAAAGGGGCTGGTTACGTCGGTTAATCCACTAACGGGTACAGTGAAACAAGAGCCGCGCAATACCATTTATGGGCAACCCGTATCTCGGTTCAATTTCATTATGCCTTCCGACGATTACTTAATGATTCGGGTTATTTTCCACATGGGTGGGCTATTCCGGCTGCTGCGGATACCAATGACCGAATTCACCGATAAAAAAATTGATTCTGAACTCGTAATCAATCAGGAAGTTCGGGCCGTTAATGACCGGCTGGCCAACACAGAAAGCTACCCGCTCATGATTGCCATTGTTGAGCAGTATTTACGCTCGAAAATCCGGCAGGTAACAACTGATATTCATGCCGTTGATAAAATAGGCCAGTTGCTGCTTCAGCATCCAGGCTGGCCCGGCCTTGATTGGCTGGCCAACCAGGCTTGTCTTAGCCCGCGCCAGTTAGAGCGCAAGTTTGTCGAACGATTAGGCATCGGGCCTAAATTATTCACCCGAATTTCGCGCTTTCACCGGGCGTTTCGATGGAAAGAAGCGAATCCTGAAGCCGACTGGCTAACCGTAGCGGTCAATTTTGGCTATACTGATTTTCACCATCTCTTCAAGGATTTTAAGGAGTTTGCGGGCGTGACACCCAACACCCTACTGTCAGAATCTGCGCTTTCGCCCGAAAAAATTCTGCGGCTAGATTAA
- a CDS encoding RagB/SusD family nutrient uptake outer membrane protein, which translates to MNRYFSKSILVALAMVFCSSACQTLEEDVYSSVITTNFYKSAQDAEAALTAAYGSINDLFDQAPFVFGSDFAGDQLWVKPVVGRNVFALYSYDTDYSGPKSFGRTAESPYGLWQFCYKGIENANWVIEKVPSITMEATRRNAIVGEALFLRALYHFTLTKNFGDVVIRLSPSKSETDALVAKSPRADVYKQIYKDLDEAITKLPSYSASTIKGRSSKEVAVGFYAKAALYAEDWTTAKAKALEVINSGKYSLMANVLDVFDVEKEDLARQENMFAFEGDNSTKARGTTLMGFCGPANSASRDYGNMTFGSIFAFQAFFDSFNPIDKRRQLMDTTYISVAGKVIPQKDITPYTVKGVLIKKYMDKNSVGAKGRNNVPMLRLADLYLIVSEAEARLNGPTTTAYQYINAIRNRAGLANLTAGLSKDGFINAVLQERSWEFFAEGDRWYDLTRTNTFLTVIPKAVNEVYPTRTPQAKHRYYPIPLDEIRANPKLEQNPDWK; encoded by the coding sequence ATGAACCGATATTTTTCAAAATCCATCCTGGTGGCGCTGGCTATGGTGTTCTGTTCCAGTGCCTGTCAAACATTAGAAGAGGATGTGTATTCCTCCGTGATCACAACGAATTTTTACAAAAGCGCCCAGGATGCCGAAGCTGCGTTGACCGCAGCCTATGGCTCCATCAATGACCTGTTCGATCAGGCTCCCTTTGTTTTTGGTTCTGACTTTGCCGGTGATCAGCTTTGGGTAAAACCCGTTGTGGGGCGGAACGTATTTGCCCTGTACAGTTACGACACCGATTATTCTGGCCCGAAAAGCTTTGGCCGCACTGCCGAGAGCCCGTACGGATTATGGCAGTTTTGCTACAAAGGCATCGAGAATGCAAACTGGGTCATTGAAAAAGTACCGTCGATTACCATGGAGGCTACTCGCCGAAATGCCATTGTAGGTGAAGCGCTGTTTCTGCGGGCGTTGTATCATTTCACGCTGACTAAGAATTTTGGGGATGTCGTCATTCGGTTATCGCCCAGTAAAAGTGAAACCGATGCGCTGGTTGCCAAAAGTCCCAGGGCCGATGTGTACAAACAGATTTATAAAGATCTGGATGAAGCGATCACCAAGTTACCATCTTATTCAGCCTCAACGATAAAAGGACGATCATCCAAAGAAGTGGCTGTTGGATTTTATGCGAAGGCCGCACTTTATGCCGAAGACTGGACCACTGCCAAAGCGAAAGCACTGGAAGTAATCAATTCCGGGAAGTACTCGCTGATGGCCAATGTTCTTGATGTATTTGATGTGGAAAAAGAAGATCTGGCTCGCCAGGAAAACATGTTTGCCTTCGAGGGCGATAACAGCACGAAGGCACGAGGCACTACCCTGATGGGTTTCTGCGGGCCAGCCAACAGTGCCAGCCGGGATTACGGCAACATGACATTCGGCTCCATCTTCGCGTTTCAGGCCTTCTTTGACTCGTTCAATCCAATTGATAAACGGAGACAGTTAATGGATACCACCTACATCAGCGTGGCGGGGAAAGTGATTCCACAAAAAGACATCACGCCTTATACGGTGAAAGGCGTATTGATTAAGAAATACATGGACAAAAACTCAGTTGGAGCGAAAGGGCGGAACAATGTACCTATGCTCCGACTGGCCGATTTATACCTGATTGTCTCCGAAGCCGAAGCTCGTTTGAACGGCCCAACTACAACGGCCTATCAGTACATCAATGCCATTCGAAACAGGGCGGGCCTGGCCAATCTTACTGCGGGATTGAGCAAAGACGGTTTCATCAATGCCGTTTTGCAGGAACGGAGTTGGGAGTTTTTTGCCGAGGGTGATCGATGGTACGACCTTACCCGTACCAATACCTTCCTGACGGTCATTCCGAAAGCCGTTAATGAGGTGTATCCGACACGAACTCCACAGGCTAAACATCGCTATTACCCCATTCCACTGGACGAAATCAGGGCGAATCCCAAACTCGAACAAAATCCGGACTGGAAATGA
- a CDS encoding TonB-dependent receptor, whose translation MKITCVQLILAVVFAGLTMARNGMAQDLLNRPISVQFDHKDLKTVLRRIEKAANVKFTYVPQLIETENKVSIRATNDRLEVVLDRLLKPLNISYQISGNYIVLRRETSRADNTSVPTESLRVDDLIVTGTITDEKGVTLPGVSVLLKGTQRGTVTDGNGAFRLAVPTNSAILVFSFVGYVPQEVAIGNRTTFDIQLALDNKALGEVVVVGYGTRTKTSLTGSIASIKADELKVTPVANLAQGIQGRVSGLDMRQNSGTPGGNISVRIRGTNSINGTSEPLYVIDGIQISATSAVNAANPLSQINPSDIESVEVLKDASATAIYGARAANGVVLITTKRGKDGVTNVSYDAYVGQQETTRKLGILNATQFAQLENDTYSPTVIYPNPGSVGQGTNYLDLIFRKALIQNHQLSVTSGNNKTQIAVGANYFSQDGIIKNTDYKRYAFRANIDHRISDRIKVGTSLYYTVTDEDRLNAGGTGVNVTSAREGILGRAVAAPPTLLPFRPDGSVYSFADQFNGRYRETINPMGELAKKNYTNSNRLLGNLYLDITLAKGLTYRASFNADLTSSLQELYSPRSIVDSISLGNASAVNGSASNNSTYVKTLLHESILTYKNVFGQHHAINATVVYGTQSEILQNNNQTASGFGNDFTENWSTSNATVYALSSFRNKSSLVSYLGRVGYGYKDRYFLDLTARVDGSSKFGANNKYGFFPAISGAWRIIEEDFMKLVTFITDLKLRASYGITGNAGAIGPYQSLATVSGQGYNYNFNNTVLTGINPSGIANPDLKWEQATQLDLGIDLAFLNNRLTIVADYYHKRTDNLLFTKAVPMSSGYTTITGNYGSIENKGIELGVSAKILTGTVKWEASGNITFNSNKVLALDGIQNELALSSYSLLKVGYPLGIYRTYILDGINQTGETFLPGYDARTGGFKIKDVNNDGKISTDDQVIVGNAQPKYFFGFSSSVKYKNFELSGFLQGVQGSRLFNGFRFTFETPSGQVNLLEGMANRWSATNPNNEYVKPAQGTNLPVGDRWVEDNSYVRVKNLTLAYNIPRVKFSKGIRAYVSGNNLFTITKYQGWDPESNNYGSSNALFYDNGTYPAAKSYVIGLQCTF comes from the coding sequence ATGAAGATTACTTGTGTACAGTTGATACTGGCTGTAGTCTTTGCGGGCTTAACGATGGCTCGAAACGGAATGGCACAGGATTTATTGAATCGGCCTATATCGGTTCAATTCGATCACAAGGACTTAAAAACCGTGCTCCGTCGCATCGAAAAAGCGGCTAATGTGAAGTTCACCTACGTTCCTCAACTGATCGAAACGGAGAACAAGGTGTCGATTCGGGCTACAAATGACCGGCTCGAAGTGGTGCTCGACCGGCTTCTGAAACCGCTGAATATCAGCTATCAGATTTCGGGAAATTATATTGTGCTACGAAGAGAAACATCGCGGGCAGACAATACATCCGTTCCAACCGAATCGCTTCGGGTCGATGATCTGATCGTTACGGGAACCATTACCGACGAAAAAGGAGTCACCTTACCGGGTGTTAGTGTGCTGCTGAAAGGCACGCAGCGCGGTACCGTCACCGATGGCAATGGCGCATTTCGATTGGCTGTGCCTACGAATTCAGCGATACTGGTGTTCAGCTTTGTTGGCTATGTACCTCAGGAAGTGGCCATTGGAAATCGCACCACCTTCGATATACAGCTCGCACTCGACAATAAGGCATTGGGCGAAGTGGTTGTCGTAGGGTACGGCACCCGCACGAAAACCTCCTTAACCGGCTCCATTGCATCGATCAAAGCCGACGAGTTGAAAGTAACGCCAGTCGCTAATTTGGCCCAGGGAATTCAGGGGCGCGTGAGTGGTCTGGACATGCGCCAAAACTCAGGTACACCAGGGGGCAATATCAGCGTACGTATCCGGGGTACCAATTCCATCAACGGGACATCCGAGCCGCTCTATGTTATTGATGGCATTCAGATATCGGCTACCTCGGCGGTCAATGCAGCCAATCCACTTTCTCAGATAAATCCCTCTGATATTGAATCGGTAGAGGTGCTCAAGGATGCGTCGGCTACGGCTATTTACGGGGCCAGAGCAGCCAATGGCGTTGTGCTGATTACCACCAAACGAGGTAAAGATGGTGTGACCAATGTGTCTTACGATGCCTATGTGGGCCAGCAGGAAACGACCCGAAAATTAGGCATTTTGAATGCTACGCAATTCGCCCAGCTGGAAAACGATACGTATAGTCCTACCGTCATCTATCCAAATCCAGGCAGTGTCGGTCAGGGGACTAATTATCTGGACTTGATTTTTCGGAAAGCGCTGATTCAAAATCATCAGCTCTCGGTCACCAGTGGTAACAACAAGACACAAATTGCGGTAGGCGCTAACTATTTCAGTCAGGATGGTATCATTAAAAATACTGATTATAAACGGTATGCCTTCCGGGCTAATATCGACCATCGCATTAGTGACCGAATCAAAGTGGGTACCAGCCTGTATTACACCGTCACGGATGAAGATCGGCTCAATGCAGGTGGTACGGGTGTGAACGTAACCAGCGCCCGCGAAGGAATTCTGGGCCGGGCGGTAGCCGCACCTCCTACCCTGCTCCCGTTCCGACCCGATGGTAGCGTGTATTCCTTTGCGGATCAGTTTAATGGTCGCTATCGGGAAACGATCAATCCAATGGGGGAACTGGCCAAGAAGAACTATACGAATAGCAACCGGCTTCTGGGCAACTTATACCTCGATATAACGCTTGCCAAAGGGCTAACCTACCGGGCCAGCTTCAACGCCGACCTGACCTCCAGTTTACAGGAGCTTTACTCGCCCCGCTCAATTGTCGATTCGATTTCGCTCGGGAATGCCAGCGCCGTTAACGGGAGTGCCAGCAACAACAGCACTTATGTAAAAACCCTCTTACACGAGAGCATTCTGACCTATAAGAACGTGTTTGGCCAGCATCATGCGATCAATGCGACGGTGGTGTATGGCACTCAGTCAGAGATACTTCAGAACAATAACCAGACAGCTTCCGGCTTTGGGAATGATTTTACCGAGAACTGGTCAACGTCAAACGCTACCGTGTATGCGCTGTCGAGTTTCCGTAACAAAAGCAGTCTGGTTTCCTATCTGGGACGGGTTGGCTATGGCTATAAAGACCGGTATTTTCTGGATTTGACCGCTCGGGTCGATGGGTCGAGCAAATTCGGAGCGAACAATAAATACGGATTTTTTCCGGCTATATCGGGTGCCTGGCGGATCATCGAAGAGGATTTTATGAAGCTCGTAACCTTTATAACCGACCTAAAACTACGGGCCAGTTATGGAATTACCGGAAACGCGGGAGCCATCGGGCCTTATCAGTCGCTGGCCACGGTAAGTGGACAAGGTTATAATTACAACTTCAATAATACCGTACTGACGGGCATCAACCCAAGTGGCATTGCCAATCCTGACCTAAAATGGGAACAGGCTACCCAACTTGATCTTGGCATAGACCTGGCTTTTTTGAATAATCGGCTGACTATTGTGGCTGATTATTACCACAAACGCACCGATAACTTGCTCTTTACCAAAGCCGTACCGATGTCATCGGGTTATACGACCATAACGGGAAACTACGGCTCTATCGAAAACAAGGGTATTGAATTGGGAGTTAGCGCCAAAATTTTAACTGGTACTGTCAAGTGGGAAGCCTCGGGAAATATTACGTTCAATAGCAACAAGGTTCTGGCGCTGGATGGTATTCAGAATGAATTGGCTTTGTCGAGCTATTCGCTGCTGAAAGTCGGTTATCCGCTGGGCATTTACCGTACCTACATTCTGGATGGCATCAACCAGACCGGCGAAACGTTTTTGCCCGGTTACGATGCCCGCACGGGTGGGTTTAAAATCAAAGATGTCAATAACGACGGTAAAATCAGTACCGACGATCAGGTCATTGTCGGCAACGCACAACCCAAGTACTTTTTTGGTTTTTCCAGCTCTGTGAAATACAAAAATTTCGAGTTGAGCGGATTTCTGCAAGGCGTACAGGGCAGTCGTTTGTTCAATGGATTCCGCTTCACGTTCGAGACGCCTTCCGGGCAAGTGAATCTGCTGGAAGGCATGGCGAACCGCTGGTCTGCGACTAATCCCAACAATGAGTATGTCAAACCGGCCCAAGGCACGAACCTGCCCGTTGGCGATCGCTGGGTGGAAGACAATTCCTATGTCCGGGTCAAGAATTTAACGCTGGCGTACAACATACCCCGCGTCAAATTCAGCAAGGGAATTCGGGCTTATGTAAGTGGTAATAACCTGTTTACCATTACCAAATACCAGGGCTGGGACCCAGAGTCCAACAACTACGGGAGTTCGAATGCGCTGTTTTACGACAACGGCACCTACCCAGCGGCCAAATCATACGTAATCGGCCTTCAGTGTACTTTCTGA
- a CDS encoding FecR family protein has protein sequence MHNYHDYTEEDLAQDDFFRRWFQQPDSETNAFWTDFMTQYPEKQSVVVAARALLKAVEQVQVLPTQAQGSQMWTKIQQQIQDDATELVDEPQVHRIGYWRQWAAAAAILLLVGFGWWFATRPGTIEKTMGYIQPRSQSEAEWIDKVNETNHTLSIKLSDGSQVVLQPQSRVKYPKTFSVEKREIRLEGEGFFEVIRNPRQPFMVYANGLITQVVGTSFTIKAFPNMAKITVAVHTGKVAVFTAKALQKSQEDQQRIAGMLLLTPNQQAIFDKGSERLTARLVDEPILVKKPETKQYFVFENTAVPDVFHKLEESYGISIQYDPTVFDKCSLTAPLGNEPLFRKLDIICQTIGATYEVWGTKVIISGPGCQPKS, from the coding sequence ATGCACAATTACCACGACTATACAGAAGAAGACCTGGCTCAGGATGATTTCTTTCGAAGATGGTTTCAGCAGCCTGATAGCGAAACGAATGCGTTCTGGACGGACTTCATGACGCAATATCCCGAAAAGCAATCGGTTGTTGTTGCGGCCAGAGCGCTGTTGAAAGCCGTAGAGCAAGTGCAGGTTTTGCCTACGCAGGCACAGGGTAGCCAGATGTGGACGAAGATTCAGCAACAGATTCAGGATGATGCAACCGAATTAGTAGATGAGCCTCAAGTCCATCGTATTGGCTACTGGCGACAATGGGCGGCCGCGGCCGCTATTCTTCTGTTAGTTGGTTTCGGCTGGTGGTTTGCAACGCGCCCCGGAACGATTGAAAAAACAATGGGTTATATACAGCCCAGGTCTCAATCAGAAGCGGAGTGGATCGACAAAGTCAACGAAACGAATCATACGCTCTCCATTAAGCTGAGTGATGGCAGTCAGGTTGTTTTACAGCCCCAAAGCCGGGTAAAGTACCCAAAAACGTTTTCGGTCGAGAAGCGCGAAATCAGGCTTGAGGGAGAAGGTTTTTTTGAGGTCATCAGGAATCCCAGACAACCGTTTATGGTTTATGCGAACGGACTGATCACGCAGGTGGTCGGCACGAGTTTTACCATTAAAGCCTTCCCAAACATGGCGAAGATAACGGTCGCGGTTCATACGGGGAAAGTCGCGGTTTTTACCGCAAAAGCCCTTCAAAAATCGCAGGAAGACCAGCAACGGATCGCCGGTATGCTCTTGTTGACGCCTAACCAGCAAGCGATATTCGATAAAGGCAGCGAACGGTTAACGGCTCGCTTAGTCGATGAGCCAATACTGGTCAAAAAGCCCGAAACCAAACAGTATTTCGTATTTGAAAATACGGCTGTCCCCGATGTATTTCACAAGTTGGAAGAGTCGTATGGCATATCCATCCAGTATGATCCAACCGTCTTCGACAAATGCAGCCTGACGGCTCCGCTGGGCAATGAACCGCTCTTTCGGAAGCTGGATATTATCTGTCAGACGATTGGGGCCACCTATGAAGTCTGGGGAACGAAGGTCATTATTTCCGGACCGGGTTGTCAGCCAAAATCGTAA